Genomic segment of Xenopus laevis strain J_2021 chromosome 4S, Xenopus_laevis_v10.1, whole genome shotgun sequence:
ctaaggtaatttggaccttagctacaagattgcttaaaatgcaaactagagagctggtgaataaaaagtgaaataactcaaaaaccttaactaATAaacaatgacaaccaattgcataATGTCTCCgcatatcactctttacatcatactaaaagttaactcaaaggtgaacaacgcctttaatttGGACAAAATCCTAGCCCTTTTGCAAAATTCATATTCTGCTGTGTCATTAGCATTCGACTGAACAAAAATAACAAGTCATTTGACTTTAAATCAAGAATTTTTAGTTCCCAGGTAATGCAGTTTTACTTCAACATGCAGGTTAGGATTTTATATGGCATATGGATAAATCAAAAatttatggatttggtgcatacccAGGGATCTTTATATGATAATGTGTAAAATGATTAGAGccagaaaaataattgaaaaataagtgTCTTATTATATGCCGTCCAAATGCTGGATTTGaagttattttacaccacttcagacgTTGcgtaatccattaaagtcaatggtaaaTATTCAAGCAGCAAGTATTTTCTGGTGGAAAAACTTGATGGATGAACactctatttttctatttcattttcaaTTGGCTGCTTCTGTTTACACCAGCTTTTTACACAGAGGTATGGAATTGCTGATATtaatacacagcttgataaatatccagtttttttttatacaatgatGCCTGGCGACGTGTGGTGTATTTCGTCACTGCTTTAttaaacagcatgataaatatgtcCCCTGGTGTGCAAATAAGGCCACACACACGTCCAGTAACATATCTACAGCTAAATTtgcattggccttcattttcatTCTTCAAAGATGAAGTAAATCAAAGTGTCAGCGCAAGTTTACATTTGTTAGATGATGAAACGCTGACATCATTTATGCTGAATGCAATTATTTAGGCAGAACGATCTTTCTTTCATCAATTTGTCCAGGATTGCCTAATTTGTTTAGATGATCTAGTAGTCtaattctatttctatttgtCATGATGTTTGCTGgcataataaatgagccccactgattcCATCATTCAAAGTATGACAGGCAGGAACAAGATGAACCTTCCCTTTTCCAGCTGGGTTGGAATACAAGCTCACAGATCCATCCTTGAGAGAGTCTGTTCCTCGCTGTAGTCCATAGAAATATCGGAGCACAGTAATGAACTAGCTCTTACTTGTCTGGCAATAGTTAATGAGCAGGCCCGGAAAGTGACTGAAGGGAAATAAAGAGAGAGCTTGGTTGGATGCGCATGCGCATTTGGGGCCTCTATTGTTCCAGCCCAGCAACAAGGAGTAAGTCAGATTGAGGTAGGCAGTGAGATAGAACGCTAGCTGCTGGCGGGCCAAGGAGAAGTCGGGCCCGAGAGTTCGGCCGACCGGCCAAAGAAACCTATGGATCAGCTCGACCTGGCAAGGAAGCAATAAGGCCAAAGCAAAGGGATGCGGATCTGATGGGCCACGTAGTCAGGACTGCCCGTTGCGCTTACACAGCCGACTCTCCAGGAGTGTGGCAGCCTCGGGCCACTTAGTGAATGAGCCCAGGAGCGGTTGTTTGGACTGGACATTGGACGATCACACAGGGAGGGGGGGTGCTATCAGTTGAGTAGCTGCTGGCCGCACCCCTCGCGGGTATAAGGAACCTCCATCCTACTGGGAGTTGCTTTCTGTAGCAAACTTGACTGCGGCAGGGAGAGATGCTGCCGGCTCAGGAGCTCCAGTGATCGCTGCCGGGGGCCTACATTGGCTTGTGCGCCACATGGACACCATCCATCAGCTTTCCGCCGCTTCACCGGCGCACTCGCCCCACTAGCCCTATCATTGCGCCCTATCATTGCTTCCTCTTCATTTCGCGGAATAATATCTCGGTGTTGTGCCCCATGGGGGGAAAGCAGAGTTCAGCCTCCCGCTCTCGGGCTCCCTTCCCGGGGGTTTCTTCAGATGACAGTGCCGTGCCCCCCTCTTCCAACTTTGGACATTTTAGAGGCGGGGGCGCCATGGGCCTGCGAAGTCGTTCTGTCAGCTCAGTGTCTGGCTTGGACCCCCCTGCTGCTGCTCTACCATTTGGTTTATACCGAGCTGGGCCCGATACCGAGAGAGGGGGCGGCTCAGGGAGCGAGGACTCACGGGGGGGCCTGTACCTGGGATCCCGGGCTTCTCTGGCGGACACTCTACACATAACCCCCAGGTGGATAGGGGCGCACAGCGGTGAGTCTACTTTCTGCCCTCATGGACACCTACCTTGCTAGTCACTTGGAGAGATGCTGTGAGCTGCAGCAGGAGCCCCCCATCATTTCATTGGCTCCTCTGATAACCCCAACTTGTGAGCCAGGCTCCCCCGCACATGCCTCTAATATCTAATTGAAACATTGTGTCTGAATCTGCTTGTTAGGTTCCAAATGACCCCAGcaatgcattgatatgaataagagactggaatgtgaataagagaggcctgaatagactgacgagtaataaaaagaagcaataactaatcattcatagccttacagagcatttgtttttagatggtgtgatcagtgacccccatttgaaagctggaaagagtcagaagaaaaaggcaaataattaacataactgtaaaaaaaaaaaaataatgaagaccaattgaaaggttacttagaattggccattgtataacctactaaaagtaaacttaaatatCAACAACcctgagaactaaaccctgaaaatgaacaTGGCTTAAATGCCGTAGTTTATATACAGAACtcattgcaccagtctaaagtttcagcttctcaatagccgcaatgatccaggatttcaaacttgtcacagggggtcaccattttggaaagtgtctgtgacactcacatgctcagtgggctctgagcagctgttgagaagctaaactttgGGGttatcgcaaattatcaagcagaaaatgaggttggtcttatttaagatgatgctacaaggctgaatattaaattctgatgctagttgcactggtttctgtgctgccatgtagtaattatctgtattaattactaatcagccttatattgtgacatttctattctatgtgtactgtatattgtgagtgggtccctaagctcagtaagtgacagcagcacagagcatggcagtgaatcagcagaaaggaagatggggagctactggggcatctttggagacacagatctttactgctaaatggctgtggttgcattgggctggtacagaagcacaaaacataatgtacaacatttctacctactttagttaagctttagttcttcctTAAATTAAATCTTAGTATGGTATAGGATGGCCTATTTACTTATCAATGGGTACTAATCTTTTAttttctgacgctttccagttttcaaatgtgtCATAAACCCACAGCAGCTCAAAAGCTGCTTCTGTGAAGgcacaatgttattgttacttcttacctttctattcaggctgtcTCCGATACATATTTCATTCTATCATTCAATCAACTTACTGGTTGCTGGGTGAATTTGGCGTTGGCAATAGGTAGCTGCTGAAGTCATCAACAGCAGATTTAAACAAAAAGCCACAACcgcaataaccacaaataatgccaaatgaagacaaattgcaaactgttttaGAATATTGtctacattgtattaaaaaaacaatttgtagtATGATGGAGACAGATATATTTACACATGGAGGtacctgtttttttccctttttttaatcaGGAGCTAgttatactaatatataatacacaaaagccatgaatatcttgtaaattatatccttataaacggtgagttctgatgtcatcagttataaactgtgagttctgatgtcatttctatcacatgactcactgaaacttgtgtattataataaataaagtacccccagttgtaaaatatgaggatattagaagttacctcggagttccatgacctgtataaaaacactcggccttcggcctcgtgtttatatatggtcatgaaactccttggtaacttataatatccttatattttacaagaggtggtactttattcactatatactgtatttttatggaGTATGGACAGAAACTGGGAAGAATACACAAACTGTTTGATACCTGTTTGAAATCAAACCCAGGACACCAGCATTGCCTACCATAATAGCTATCAGAGGTATATATTTTTAGACTGATCACTTGATATACCTGGTATGAAATTACCTTTGTACAGTTTATACAGTTTAGCGTATATTTTGGATGCATGCTTTGGGTGATCACTGCAGAAATTTTTTGGGGACATAGAAATTCACATAGCAATTGAATTTAATTTATCCATTCATGTAACTTTTGTTTCTTGTCAAGAGATGACCAGTTCATTTTAATGTAAATCATTTTTCCCTGCTGTGCTTGATTTTCTCACTGATGTGTGTTGTGGTCAACACTTATGTGCTTAAGCAGCATACAACCTATGGTTGAGGCCTGCAGACAACTGACATCTTGCCAGTCTCATTTAGACTGGTAGTGGATGATTGTATCGTCTTTTTGTGTGGCATGTGAGACCACAAATTAATGTCTGATTGGGGCTGGTTTGAACATGTCGTTATAGAATTTGGTTGCACTTTAAGGTGAATACAAACAGAGCTACTCATAGCAGCTGCAAAATAGACCATAGTGATAATTGACTTTGCTATGTGtttttttagcagaggcaattttcAGTATTGTTTATGACCGGGTATTTTTTGGCAGTTCGTAGCCACATAAAGTAGCTACTACCaatagctctgtgtgtctttgtgttttagcaattctcagtattgtttaTGGCGgggtattttcttttttgtagccatgacaagtagccgATACGAAGTAGCtccatgtgtcttcaccctaagggtaaggacacatgggcagatttggggagattagtcgccccagtgacaaatcgcctcttcttcggggcgacaaactccctgaactgctttcccctaCTTTCCggcagctataatgaaaaatcgccagcgggatggcactcgtggcgatttgttttctgaagtcgcccgaagttgcctcacaaggggcgactaatctgccagtgtgcccttacccttaaagaaattgttcaatataaaaatagaaactgggtaaatagattgtgaaaaataaaaaatgttttcaatatagttagccaaaaatgtaatgtataaaagactggagtgactggatgtctaacataatagccagaacactacttcctgcttttcagctctcttggtttccactgacaaatcagtgacttgagggggggggcacataggtcatagCCATGGGTTATAAGGGGCCACACTGTATAGGTCATGAAATAGTAAGGGGCCACACagtgtgtctgtcatgaaattgTAAACTTAGCATAAGTGCAATCAGGCACTAACCTGATCTCTCTCTCCTGAACCCTCCAGCTGTTACTGAGATCCCACATGTTGGAGTCCTGAAGCTGTTTTTGATCAGCAGTAGAAGCAATATCATGTATGACAAAAACATTTCTGTTGACAAATGTTTAtctgtaaaatgcaaaaattgtACCCGTATTTCTAATCAAGCTAACAATATCTAAACAAGATGTTATTTCTCACATGTCTGTAAATTTAAATATCTGTTGTGCTGTCCAGCAATAGTATCTTTGCAGTAAATCCATTAATAATATCTCTGAATGCTATCATAACCAGTTTTCCATGGCACAAAAATAGTATAGTGGTTTGACAACTTTGCAGAACTGCTAGAAACCAGACTGACCATTctaaagttgttatgtttgcacTAGATAACATGACCTCTTGAAAATATGATATACccaaaataaataccttttagCAGTCCAGGCATTGTTGTATAGCAACAGTGCTAGGACTAGGTTCTGTTATCTAGATCCTTGGGACCCTGAGCGTTCTGTACACTGGATCACCATTCCTAaaaacattcaaacattaaaaaacacaatacGAAAACCAGTCTGGATGTGTTAttacacatgcaaaaaaaaaaatattaaatgaaaaacaagGAGTGTTTTTCAACTAGTATGGATTTATGCTGGCTTAGTTAGCATCAAGTAAaaggtgttgttttattacaTAGATAAAAGAAAACGGGTCAAAATAATTCTTAGGTGAAATAGGGCTCTAATGGCCTATCCAGATTTTGCATCTTTCTGAATAACACCATACCGTACTTTTTggccatattttttttctttttcacagcaaaatacaattttttttttttaaagtgtgtgtATGGcatcatttatttgaattttaaggACCTTTTTGTTGTGCACATTCCTTGGTctctaaaggtagccatagacgttttaaatatttctctacgtaacgaccaattttagtgcaatccgGCAAATCCGTAAAATTGTCAGATTAGTGGGCaccgaacgatcgtgcatctaacaaTTTTTTCGTCCAACATCAGTCAGAAAATCGATCTGTATGGTCAGAAAAGTTTCatcgttcacagtgaaatgtattcattgtccaattgtttgcagggccaagcaggcagctactcaccgttttcctggcttcaactagatgatatctcttgaaatggtctttttagttgatggacaaattatacatttaaacaatcatttcaatATAAGATTGGTCTTACGATAACAAAaacatctttttaaaaatcttaatgtcaatggccacctttacaatttAGTCAGTGacttacatctaccataaaattgactttgcatgtttcttataattttgccataaagtatttgcccaatgctttacattacctatctgactccctgtgattgcctgtgagggggctgccatatttgtgcagcagtagtctgttagcattagaaactttaaaggtggccatacacagggagatcaccaaacaagtggatctctccccaatatgcccacattgatgtTGGCGATATCGGGCTTATCAGATcatgggccatagggcccaacaatcagctCAGAATGGACGCCATATGGCTGGTTGGATtgtgggaccacatcaatgaaaaGATGCGGCCTTGATCCGACGgcattttttaccctgcccaatcggcatgtggccgactttcggccagatatcaatcggccATCGTATGGTCCCACACACttgccaataagctgtcgactcggtctgacggcagcttttatcggcccgtgtatgggggactttactgacaggctgagacggtcaggttggcaaaacagtcaggtttaggaactaacaattacttacaaaaacaatcagcatgacctataggtaactttcaatgtacattcatattttaaaaagtagtttttacgtgtcagtatcactttaagggttgaacatgggacataactgttcagtgaatttgcttttgatccttagcattcagctcagattcaaaagcaaacgtcatgaccccccccccctcaagtcactgat
This window contains:
- the znrf1.S gene encoding E3 ubiquitin-protein ligase ZNRF1; amino-acid sequence: MGGKQSSASRSRAPFPGVSSDDSAVPPSSNFGHFRGGGAMGLRSRSVSSVSGLDPPAAALPFGLYRAGPDTERGGGSGSEDSRGGLYLGSRASLADTLHITPRWIGAHSGFRCPICSKSVASDEMEMHFIMCLSKPRLSYNDDVLTRDAGECVICLEELSQGDTIARLPCLCIYHKSCIDSWFEVNRCCPEHPSD